The following coding sequences lie in one Deltaproteobacteria bacterium genomic window:
- a CDS encoding protein kinase yields MTTTLATASTLQFLPLPHAVTGDAVDVGTETRWTVRLADGRIAVVGQLAPDLARDESIRRRWVRDIERVRTLPAHSLAPTLAIGPQPDPRVVGPVAPWRLRLEPTGERLSAILTRAPLPIDEAAILFAAIADAVHAVHRCGAVLRDLRPEQIVRTDEGHIVLVDVGLARVDVLSSHTASSLLLRGSTYAAPEQLVRTAVDQRSDVWSLGMMLWQALTGALPFGDGPALLADHQSLPSIERLRADAPAALEALLRRCLSVDPGGRPGSVSEIAWVLRGGETPWDDSESASCQHCGARLRVGQRLCTGCGRVAVRFEHAPEGEPAFALDLLDLNEEAEPLRWLQNTIGDVSEHPIRRPEFVIGSIHMYSEEERVQRIRLPARLYNRLTQDTALSLQQLAKEHGVRTRIVRPEALKKAWLLVGSTVGVTSLLALLFALVGLSPWWMLAPGLVSMFAGLALVNERVSRERVPPHYRLRPMPAALPASDPLVARLAALLAAHPPSDVRSVIGELALLVQRLVDHRARLLGPEAKEVAMLTAPVEPIVAAVERLVADLRDASRELGELDEGAMVRALAACDARGDGEAVRLPILEGLDRLRTLEDRRAELFHRLLESKSLLERTVRMGLAVHDPAGEQARQVALALATLTR; encoded by the coding sequence GTGACCACGACGCTCGCCACCGCGTCCACGCTCCAGTTCCTGCCGCTGCCCCACGCGGTGACGGGCGACGCCGTCGACGTCGGCACCGAGACCCGGTGGACGGTACGACTCGCCGATGGCCGCATCGCCGTGGTCGGGCAGCTCGCCCCCGATCTGGCGCGTGACGAGTCGATCCGCCGCCGCTGGGTGCGGGACATCGAGCGCGTGCGAACGCTGCCGGCCCACAGCCTCGCGCCGACGCTGGCGATCGGGCCGCAGCCCGATCCCCGCGTGGTGGGGCCCGTGGCGCCGTGGCGACTGCGGCTCGAGCCGACCGGCGAGCGCCTCTCGGCCATCCTCACCCGCGCGCCGCTGCCCATCGACGAGGCCGCGATCCTGTTCGCCGCGATCGCCGACGCGGTGCATGCCGTGCACCGCTGCGGCGCCGTGCTGCGCGATCTTCGGCCGGAGCAGATCGTCCGCACCGACGAGGGCCACATCGTGCTGGTCGACGTCGGCCTCGCGCGCGTCGACGTGCTGTCGAGCCACACCGCCTCGAGCCTGCTGCTGCGCGGCTCGACCTACGCGGCGCCCGAGCAGCTGGTCCGCACCGCGGTCGACCAGCGCAGCGACGTGTGGAGCCTCGGCATGATGCTGTGGCAGGCGCTGACCGGCGCCCTGCCCTTCGGCGACGGCCCCGCGCTGCTCGCCGATCACCAGTCGCTGCCCTCGATCGAGCGCCTGCGCGCCGATGCCCCCGCGGCGCTCGAGGCGTTGTTGCGGCGCTGCCTCAGCGTCGATCCCGGCGGGCGGCCCGGCAGCGTCAGCGAGATCGCGTGGGTGCTGCGCGGCGGTGAGACGCCGTGGGACGACAGCGAGTCCGCGAGCTGTCAGCACTGTGGCGCGCGCCTGCGTGTGGGCCAGCGACTGTGCACGGGCTGCGGCCGCGTCGCGGTCCGCTTCGAGCACGCGCCCGAGGGCGAGCCCGCGTTCGCGCTCGACCTGCTCGACCTCAACGAGGAGGCCGAGCCGCTGCGGTGGTTGCAGAACACCATCGGCGACGTGTCCGAGCACCCCATCCGCCGCCCCGAGTTCGTGATCGGCTCGATCCACATGTACTCGGAGGAGGAACGGGTGCAGCGCATTCGCCTGCCCGCGCGGCTGTACAACCGCCTGACGCAGGACACCGCCCTGAGCCTGCAGCAGCTGGCCAAGGAGCACGGTGTCCGCACCCGCATCGTGCGTCCCGAGGCGCTGAAGAAGGCGTGGCTGTTGGTCGGTAGCACCGTCGGCGTCACGTCGCTGCTCGCGCTGTTGTTCGCGCTCGTCGGCCTCTCGCCGTGGTGGATGCTGGCGCCGGGGCTGGTGTCGATGTTCGCCGGGCTCGCGCTGGTCAACGAGCGGGTATCGCGGGAGCGCGTACCGCCGCACTACCGTCTGCGTCCGATGCCGGCAGCGCTGCCCGCCTCCGATCCCCTGGTCGCGCGTCTGGCCGCGCTGCTCGCGGCACACCCTCCGAGCGACGTCCGCTCGGTGATCGGTGAGCTCGCGCTGCTGGTGCAGCGCCTGGTCGACCACCGCGCCCGCCTGCTCGGCCCCGAGGCGAAGGAGGTCGCGATGCTCACGGCGCCGGTCGAGCCAATCGTCGCCGCGGTCGAGCGGCTGGTCGCCGATCTGCGCGACGCCAGCCGCGAGCTCGGCGAGCTCGACGAAGGCGCGATGGTGCGGGCGCTCGCCGCCTGCGACGCCCGCGGTGACGGCGAAGCGGTGCGCCTGCCGATCCTCGAGGGGCTCGATCGACTGCGCACGCTCGAGGATCGGCGCGCCGAGCTCTTCCATCGCCTGCTCGAGTCGAAGTCGCTGCTCGAGCGCACGGTTCGCATGGGCCTGGCCGTCCACGACCCCGCAGGTGAGCAGGCGCGGCAGGTCGCGCTCGCGTTGGCCACGCTGACGCGGTAG